Proteins from a genomic interval of Clostridium sp. M62/1:
- a CDS encoding ATP-binding protein produces MNIKRAKQEIKNCIEAYLLKNERGEYVLPAVRQRPLFLIGPPGIGKTQIMEQVARECQVGLVSYTITHHTRQSAIGLPFIEKKQYGGREYAVTEYTMSEIVASIYNQIEETGLKEGILFIDEINCVSETLAPTMLQFLQCKTFGNHRIPEGFIIVTAGNPPEYNKSVREFDIATLDRIRRIEVEADFEVWKEYAADMAVHPAVISYLEARKENFYRIESTVSGKQFATPRGWEDLARLMEVYEKLGRKVDREAVVQYIENPGIARDFAAYLELYYKYRTDYQIDVLLSGKVPERVYEKLSRAAFDERLSVVNLILAYLNGRFREAEDRETYLSVLLEELKKFRDGQVPESEQDKEETQKGRENHSQTAGGEKRASELLGFLSEELDRNTGWKKKAGFLDRREEYTLLAVSDRLRFYGSILEKEELTGRNEGFSRVRELFSQERDSYESFCQETLEMLERAFDFLEAAFGDSQEMVIFVTGLTTGKSSVRFLQENECERYYEYNRRLLFENQENSLLERLDSLSRQFPLQ; encoded by the coding sequence ATGAATATTAAACGCGCAAAGCAGGAGATAAAGAACTGTATTGAGGCCTACCTTCTGAAAAATGAGAGAGGGGAATACGTGCTTCCGGCTGTCCGGCAGAGACCTCTGTTTTTGATTGGGCCGCCGGGAATCGGGAAAACCCAGATCATGGAGCAGGTGGCCAGGGAGTGCCAGGTGGGGCTTGTGTCCTACACCATCACCCACCACACCAGGCAGAGCGCCATCGGTCTTCCGTTTATTGAAAAAAAGCAGTACGGAGGCAGAGAGTATGCGGTGACAGAGTACACCATGAGCGAGATTGTAGCCTCGATCTACAACCAGATCGAGGAGACCGGGCTTAAGGAGGGAATCCTCTTTATCGATGAGATCAACTGCGTGTCAGAAACCCTGGCGCCCACCATGCTTCAGTTCTTACAGTGCAAGACCTTTGGAAACCACAGGATTCCGGAGGGCTTTATTATTGTAACTGCAGGGAATCCGCCGGAGTACAATAAATCTGTGCGGGAGTTTGACATAGCCACTCTTGACCGTATCCGACGGATCGAGGTGGAGGCAGATTTTGAGGTGTGGAAGGAATATGCCGCGGATATGGCGGTCCACCCGGCGGTGATCTCCTATCTGGAGGCCAGGAAGGAAAACTTTTACCGCATTGAGTCAACTGTGTCCGGAAAGCAGTTTGCCACTCCCAGAGGATGGGAGGATCTGGCCCGGCTGATGGAAGTTTATGAGAAGCTGGGAAGGAAGGTTGACAGAGAGGCAGTGGTGCAGTATATTGAAAATCCCGGGATTGCCAGGGACTTTGCGGCCTACCTGGAGCTGTATTATAAGTACAGGACGGATTATCAGATAGACGTGCTGCTGTCGGGAAAGGTGCCGGAGCGCGTATACGAAAAGCTTTCAAGGGCTGCCTTTGACGAGAGGTTAAGCGTGGTAAATCTGATTCTGGCATATCTGAACGGAAGATTCAGGGAGGCAGAGGACAGGGAGACATATCTGTCTGTTCTCCTGGAAGAGCTGAAGAAATTCCGGGATGGCCAGGTACCGGAGAGTGAGCAGGACAAAGAGGAAACACAGAAAGGCAGAGAGAACCACAGTCAGACTGCAGGAGGAGAGAAAAGGGCATCCGAGCTGCTTGGATTTCTCTCAGAGGAACTGGATCGAAATACAGGCTGGAAGAAGAAGGCAGGTTTTCTGGACAGGCGGGAGGAGTACACGCTGCTTGCTGTCTCTGACCGGCTGAGATTCTACGGCTCCATACTCGAGAAGGAGGAGTTAACCGGCAGAAATGAGGGCTTTTCGCGTGTGCGGGAGCTGTTTTCGCAGGAGCGGGACAGTTATGAGTCCTTCTGCCAGGAAACGCTGGAAATGCTGGAGAGAGCCTTTGATTTTCTGGAGGCTGCATTCGGCGACAGCCAGGAAATGGTTATTTTCGTCACAGGGCTGACTACGGGAAAGAGCAGCGTGCGCTTCCTGCAGGAAAATGAGTGTGAAAGATATTATGAGTACAACAGACGGCTGCTGTTTGAAAACCAGGAAAACAGCCTGCTGGAGCGGCTTGACAGCCTGAGCAGGCAGTTCCCTCTGCAGTAA
- a CDS encoding pyridoxamine 5'-phosphate oxidase family protein, which translates to MRRNDREITDLREILRLMDRCDVVNLAFADNGEPYVVPVNFGYVSDGETKVVLYFHGAREGRKASLAEKTGRAAFSMYASHTLELAGEGEPACRSTMKYSSVCGVGSIELVEDREEKRLGLNAIMGQYSEPDEQGFSFEEASVDAVAVWRLTVEEIHGKSNRKQA; encoded by the coding sequence ATGAGAAGAAATGACAGGGAAATTACAGATTTAAGGGAGATCCTCCGGCTGATGGATCGCTGCGACGTGGTGAATCTGGCCTTTGCGGACAATGGAGAGCCGTATGTGGTTCCGGTAAATTTCGGCTATGTGAGCGACGGGGAGACGAAGGTTGTCCTCTATTTTCACGGGGCCAGGGAGGGGAGGAAGGCATCTCTCGCCGAAAAGACAGGGAGGGCAGCGTTTTCCATGTACGCTTCCCACACACTGGAGCTTGCAGGAGAGGGAGAGCCTGCCTGCCGCTCCACTATGAAGTACAGCAGCGTGTGCGGTGTGGGAAGCATCGAGCTGGTTGAGGACAGGGAGGAAAAACGCCTGGGCCTGAATGCCATTATGGGACAGTACAGCGAGCCGGATGAGCAGGGCTTTTCCTTTGAAGAGGCTTCCGTGGACGCAGTGGCCGTTTGGCGGCTTACGGTGGAGGAAATCCACGGAAAGAGCAACAGAAAACAGGCATGA
- a CDS encoding VWA-like domain-containing protein, giving the protein MEKSPIVWEQEKAEALTGVCTDILKNARNELYLNMRFLDVALSSLLFSPDFKAEGIGTDGFVLRYNPNRLSELFRKGRVYVNRAYLHMIFHCLFVHMDTRGRRAKPYWDLACDIAVESMIDGLLIRALRVPPSPARRELYQRIQGKIPVITAQAVYAFLQKEGLTEGRYLSLAREFYVDSHALWEDEKNRKPRAQERKNRWDDIRQSMETEMETFSKLASDKAGDLLEQVKIENRGRVNYREFLRKFSVMRETMQVDTDAFDYIYYDYGLRTYGNMPLIEPLETKEIKKIEEFAIVIDTSMSCSGELVHRFLTETYSVLSEAESFFTSVNIHIIQCDEKVQSDKRIADRKELSDYMEHMELRGQGGTDFRPAFEYVDQLIAEKQFTNLKGLIYFTDGYGMFPVKMPAYETAFVFMREDYSDADVPPWAIKVILGPGEIEASEEI; this is encoded by the coding sequence ATGGAAAAATCCCCGATTGTCTGGGAGCAGGAGAAGGCAGAGGCGCTGACAGGCGTCTGCACCGATATTTTGAAGAATGCCAGAAATGAGCTGTACCTGAACATGAGATTTCTGGACGTGGCCTTAAGCTCCCTTCTGTTTTCACCGGACTTTAAGGCTGAGGGAATCGGAACGGACGGGTTTGTGCTCAGGTACAATCCAAACAGGCTTTCAGAGCTTTTCAGAAAAGGGAGGGTTTATGTAAACCGTGCCTATCTTCATATGATTTTTCACTGCCTGTTTGTCCATATGGACACCAGAGGAAGGAGAGCAAAGCCGTACTGGGATCTGGCCTGCGACATTGCGGTGGAATCCATGATTGACGGACTTCTGATCAGGGCCCTGAGAGTTCCTCCTTCCCCGGCCAGGCGGGAGCTGTACCAGCGCATTCAGGGAAAGATTCCCGTTATAACGGCCCAGGCGGTTTACGCATTTCTTCAGAAGGAAGGGCTGACGGAGGGGCGGTATCTGAGCCTTGCCCGGGAATTTTACGTGGACAGCCACGCGCTCTGGGAGGATGAGAAAAACAGGAAACCCAGGGCCCAGGAGAGAAAAAACAGGTGGGATGACATCCGACAGAGCATGGAGACAGAGATGGAAACCTTCTCAAAGCTGGCCTCCGACAAGGCGGGAGACCTGCTTGAGCAGGTAAAAATCGAGAACAGAGGCCGGGTGAACTACCGGGAATTTTTAAGAAAATTTTCCGTCATGCGGGAAACCATGCAGGTGGATACGGATGCTTTTGACTATATTTATTACGATTACGGGCTGAGAACCTACGGGAACATGCCCCTGATTGAGCCCCTTGAGACAAAGGAAATCAAGAAGATAGAGGAGTTTGCCATCGTCATTGACACCTCTATGTCCTGCTCCGGGGAGCTGGTGCACAGGTTTCTGACAGAGACCTACAGCGTGCTGTCGGAGGCAGAGAGCTTCTTTACCAGCGTGAATATCCACATTATCCAGTGCGATGAAAAGGTACAGAGCGATAAGCGGATTGCAGACAGAAAGGAGCTTTCCGACTATATGGAGCATATGGAGCTTCGGGGCCAGGGAGGGACAGATTTCCGGCCTGCCTTTGAATATGTGGATCAGCTCATTGCGGAAAAGCAGTTTACGAATCTGAAGGGGCTTATCTATTTTACAGACGGATACGGAATGTTTCCTGTAAAGATGCCGGCCTATGAGACGGCCTTTGTCTTTATGAGGGAGGACTACAGCGACGCGGATGTGCCGCCCTGGGCGATCAAGGTGATCCTGGGGCCGGGGGAGATAGAAGCGTCTGAGGAGATATAG
- a CDS encoding LysR family transcriptional regulator, protein MFDGKEYVYAVYEEKSFSKAAQKLYITQPALSTAIKKVEKKIGSPIFDRSTSPIGLTPSGEVYIDAIEKLFALEQNTINQLNNLNGLLAGKLTIGGTVFLTSYILPGLLAEFSRKYPQIKIELVEGTTSQLTDKLLSEEIDLLIDNSEMDDKNYEKYYYSTERIILAVPAGFEINEELRQYQISRDAIETRAYQSEKMPALPLPLLKKTPFIFLKEENSIYKRGVKMCSRQNFTPNIILKPDQVITAFNMASKGVGATFIPDALVSSVPYDVPLCYYKMDDDLAIRNVYFYKKRNKYMTKAMEEFLKVTAGDGELKPVPVPEKPCGAAGRASRQE, encoded by the coding sequence ATGTTTGACGGAAAAGAATATGTATACGCGGTTTATGAGGAAAAGAGCTTTTCCAAGGCCGCGCAGAAGCTCTACATCACTCAGCCGGCTTTGAGCACCGCCATCAAAAAGGTGGAGAAAAAGATTGGAAGCCCTATTTTTGACAGGAGCACCTCTCCCATCGGTCTTACGCCCAGCGGCGAGGTCTATATTGACGCCATTGAAAAGCTGTTCGCTCTGGAGCAGAACACCATCAACCAACTCAACAATCTGAACGGCCTTCTGGCCGGAAAGCTCACTATCGGCGGCACGGTTTTTTTGACTTCCTACATTCTGCCGGGCCTTCTGGCGGAGTTTTCCAGGAAATATCCTCAGATTAAAATTGAACTGGTGGAGGGAACCACCTCCCAGCTGACGGACAAGCTGCTGTCAGAGGAGATCGATCTTCTCATAGACAATTCGGAGATGGACGACAAAAATTATGAAAAGTATTACTACAGCACGGAACGGATTATTCTGGCTGTTCCGGCCGGGTTTGAGATCAACGAAGAGCTCAGGCAGTATCAGATCTCGAGAGATGCCATTGAGACGAGAGCGTACCAGTCAGAGAAAATGCCCGCGCTGCCTCTTCCCCTGCTGAAAAAGACGCCGTTTATCTTCCTGAAGGAAGAAAACAGCATTTATAAGAGAGGAGTAAAAATGTGCAGCCGGCAGAACTTTACTCCCAATATTATCCTGAAGCCGGATCAGGTCATCACAGCCTTTAACATGGCAAGCAAGGGCGTGGGGGCCACCTTTATCCCGGATGCCCTGGTCAGCAGCGTGCCCTACGATGTGCCTCTGTGCTATTATAAGATGGACGACGATCTGGCCATCAGAAATGTATATTTTTATAAAAAGCGCAACAAATATATGACAAAGGCCATGGAAGAGTTTCTGAAGGTGACGGCAGGAGACGGAGAGCTGAAGCCTGTTCCCGTGCCGGAAAAGCCCTGCGGTGCAGCCGGAAGAGCCTCCCGGCAGGAATAA
- a CDS encoding leucine-rich repeat domain-containing protein, translating to MGFKLLYEQKNGTAKILRCFGEAEEISLPAFVHGCPVTEIGDYIFSAGMRTEPFGYLWEEGCQKLPVRKTAASELGPAFCGDRVREISLPPELLRIGRYAFYNCDGLRRLQFSSGIRDIGAGAFNGCRKIEELTVTENREEKSCLKEILSELNETVAVHYLLTGPDKDRPGSAPVGEENRAELLFPAFYEEAVENTPARITETHVHGCGHRYRYCFQNTRFQFAEYDSLFPYMKAQENVKEAVRLSVGRLRFPMELSEKARCSYRAYLLEHLEDTAEYICSLQDVSEWRWLVNECFGIIKVEHAAAGWLGNEGLAGRAHEEYSNIKEPALDKTGFDKLIHTAVRRSQTEAVSFLMDAGRRAFPPKRKKFEL from the coding sequence ATGGGATTTAAGCTGCTCTATGAGCAAAAGAACGGTACGGCGAAAATACTGAGATGTTTCGGTGAGGCAGAGGAAATTTCCCTGCCTGCTTTTGTGCACGGCTGTCCGGTGACTGAGATTGGAGATTATATCTTTTCGGCAGGCATGAGGACGGAACCCTTCGGATATCTGTGGGAGGAGGGCTGCCAAAAGCTTCCGGTCAGAAAGACGGCCGCCTCAGAGCTTGGTCCGGCCTTCTGCGGGGACAGGGTTCGGGAGATTTCCCTGCCGCCTGAGCTTTTGCGGATCGGACGGTATGCGTTCTACAACTGCGACGGGCTTCGCAGGCTTCAGTTTTCCTCAGGGATCCGCGACATAGGGGCAGGTGCTTTTAACGGGTGCAGGAAGATTGAGGAGCTGACGGTGACGGAAAACAGGGAGGAAAAATCCTGTCTGAAGGAGATCCTGTCAGAGCTGAATGAGACGGTGGCTGTACACTATCTGTTGACGGGACCTGATAAAGACAGGCCCGGCTCTGCTCCTGTGGGGGAAGAAAACCGGGCGGAGCTTCTGTTTCCAGCCTTCTACGAGGAGGCGGTGGAAAATACGCCTGCCAGAATTACAGAAACCCATGTCCATGGCTGCGGACACCGGTACAGATACTGCTTTCAAAATACCAGGTTCCAGTTTGCAGAGTATGACAGCCTGTTTCCCTACATGAAGGCGCAGGAAAACGTAAAAGAAGCCGTCAGGCTGTCAGTGGGAAGACTTCGCTTTCCCATGGAGCTGTCAGAAAAAGCCAGGTGCAGCTACAGGGCGTATCTTCTGGAACATCTGGAAGATACGGCCGAATATATCTGCTCCCTTCAGGATGTGTCTGAATGGAGATGGCTTGTAAATGAATGTTTTGGGATAATAAAGGTTGAGCACGCCGCTGCGGGTTGGTTGGGGAATGAGGGTTTGGCAGGGCGTGCTCACGAGGAATATTCAAATATAAAGGAACCGGCTCTTGATAAAACCGGATTTGATAAGCTGATTCATACTGCCGTCCGCCGCAGTCAGACGGAAGCGGTAAGCTTTCTGATGGATGCAGGCCGCAGAGCCTTCCCACCGAAGCGCAAAAAATTTGAACTGTAG
- a CDS encoding HAD family hydrolase — protein sequence MAEHMDRHRAAEDRIEAVIFDMDGLMFDTERLYADCWIQAGREFGVEIGEEYLSKVRGSSAKEAGEIFRRFFGEQPDFWEVRKRRTELAKQAVRERGVPVKPGLEKLLSYLKKHGYRIALGTSTESGRALMYLEQAGVKGYFDAFACGEMVEKGKPDPGIFLLAARLLGCAPERCAVLEDSFNGIRAAKAGGFIPVMIPDITQPDGEIEKMLAGRYESLDAAIEFFAAREGRIQDGI from the coding sequence ATGGCAGAACATATGGACAGACATAGAGCGGCTGAAGACAGGATAGAGGCTGTCATTTTTGACATGGACGGGCTGATGTTCGACACAGAGCGCCTCTATGCGGACTGCTGGATTCAGGCCGGCAGGGAATTCGGAGTGGAGATCGGGGAAGAATATCTGAGTAAGGTCAGAGGAAGTTCGGCGAAGGAGGCAGGAGAAATATTCAGACGCTTTTTCGGAGAACAGCCGGATTTCTGGGAAGTAAGGAAGAGAAGGACAGAGCTGGCAAAACAGGCGGTAAGAGAGCGGGGAGTGCCTGTTAAGCCGGGGTTAGAGAAGCTTCTGAGCTATTTAAAGAAGCACGGGTATCGGATCGCCCTCGGCACATCCACAGAGTCCGGACGGGCTCTCATGTACCTGGAACAGGCCGGGGTGAAGGGATACTTTGACGCCTTCGCCTGTGGGGAGATGGTGGAGAAGGGAAAACCTGATCCGGGAATCTTCCTCCTGGCCGCCAGACTTTTGGGATGCGCGCCGGAGCGCTGCGCCGTGCTGGAGGACAGCTTTAACGGAATCCGCGCGGCCAAGGCGGGCGGATTTATCCCTGTCATGATCCCGGACATTACACAGCCGGACGGGGAGATTGAAAAGATGCTGGCAGGCAGGTACGAAAGCCTCGATGCAGCGATTGAGTTTTTTGCTGCCCGGGAGGGGAGGATACAGGATGGGATTTAA
- a CDS encoding DUF554 domain-containing protein, with protein sequence MIGTFVNVGTILAGSLIGSVVNRGIKDEYQGAMFNAMGLAAVMLGVNSAVSHMPESRYPVLFIASLAAGSLLGTILDLDGRFKKLTGVLRFGSSNLGEGLSTAVLLFCIGTMSIVGPIESAVNGNHTYLFTNATLDFVSSIVLASTYGIGIALAAPVLFCWQGAIYMGASFLAGFLSEPLMAEISIVGGVLIATSGLSILNIKDCKTMNMLPSLLVPPLWFLLAGVLGLG encoded by the coding sequence ATGATAGGAACTTTTGTAAATGTAGGCACAATTTTGGCAGGAAGCCTGATAGGAAGTGTGGTAAACAGGGGGATTAAGGACGAATACCAGGGAGCCATGTTCAACGCCATGGGTCTGGCCGCCGTGATGCTGGGCGTCAACTCGGCGGTGAGCCATATGCCGGAGAGCAGATATCCGGTGCTGTTTATCGCAAGTCTGGCGGCAGGAAGCCTTCTGGGGACGATCCTGGATCTGGACGGCAGGTTTAAGAAACTGACAGGAGTGCTTCGTTTTGGCTCCTCCAATCTGGGGGAAGGCCTTTCCACTGCAGTTCTTCTGTTCTGCATCGGAACCATGTCTATCGTAGGGCCTATCGAGAGCGCGGTAAATGGAAACCACACCTATCTCTTCACCAATGCTACACTGGATTTCGTCTCTTCCATTGTCCTGGCATCTACCTATGGGATCGGGATTGCCCTGGCCGCTCCTGTGCTGTTTTGCTGGCAGGGGGCCATTTATATGGGTGCCAGCTTTCTGGCAGGCTTTCTCTCAGAGCCGCTGATGGCGGAAATCTCCATCGTGGGCGGAGTCCTGATTGCCACCTCCGGCCTCTCGATCTTAAATATAAAAGACTGTAAAACCATGAATATGCTGCCGTCCCTCCTGGTTCCTCCCCTCTGGTTCCTCCTTGCGGGAGTTCTGGGACTGGGCTGA
- a CDS encoding NUDIX hydrolase, with product MREKSQLTTLCYIEKDGKYLMLHRVKKEKDVNKDKWIGIGGHFEEGESPEECLLREAKEETGLTLLSWQFRGIVTFIADGWPTEYMCLYTADAFEGELRECSEGTLEWVKKEELDKLNLWEGDRIFFGLLAENRPFFSLKLRYEGDHLAEWSLDGERKKG from the coding sequence ATGAGAGAAAAATCACAGCTTACCACGCTCTGCTATATTGAGAAGGACGGGAAGTATCTGATGCTTCACCGGGTAAAGAAGGAGAAGGACGTCAACAAGGACAAGTGGATTGGCATTGGAGGCCATTTCGAGGAAGGTGAAAGCCCGGAGGAATGTCTGCTCAGGGAGGCGAAGGAGGAGACAGGCCTGACGCTGCTGTCCTGGCAGTTCAGAGGCATTGTGACATTTATCGCTGATGGATGGCCCACAGAATATATGTGCCTGTACACAGCCGACGCATTCGAGGGAGAATTAAGAGAGTGCAGCGAGGGGACACTGGAATGGGTGAAGAAGGAGGAGCTTGATAAGCTCAATCTCTGGGAGGGAGACCGGATCTTTTTTGGGCTCCTCGCAGAGAACCGGCCGTTTTTTTCCTTAAAGCTGAGATATGAGGGAGATCATCTGGCAGAATGGAGTCTTGACGGAGAGAGGAAAAAAGGATGA
- a CDS encoding metallophosphoesterase: MRKRKTALAAAIAGLCLFAAGCQNQTKPAAVQSSEAESGSESTVPAEEESTDGSEETLESQTAKEESRDETEEAETENGEEGEREDEPLHEIVVATDMHYLAEELAGKRCQSFVQMTYGSDGRVLLYGWEVMDAFVEDMKEKRPDLVVLSGDLTLNGERASHEELASILRELDEEDIPVLVVPGNHDINNPNARRFSGTQSYLVESVSPEEFADIYADFGYVAADSRDPSSLSYLYKVDDSLWLLMLDSCQYDPANLTGGMIQSGTYRWMEPILYEAWENDTEVITVTHHNLLEQSGVSDAFYDDCTIEHNEELLQMLSDNEVRLHLSGHLHLQHYMEEDGVTEVVTGSLVMAPCGYGVVELYEDGSITYHTQPVNVEKWARENSYKNRDLADFFDYSEDFLREISYSHAVRDLEKQNRQGILDLSEDEIQEMARFYAKLCVYYYGGRMYEIRDEVEHDPARELWDRYQYASDLSDFLQRILEDDAKDFGRLYLEE; the protein is encoded by the coding sequence ATGAGGAAAAGAAAAACAGCGCTGGCTGCGGCAATAGCCGGGCTCTGTCTGTTTGCTGCCGGATGCCAGAACCAGACAAAGCCGGCGGCTGTTCAGTCTTCTGAGGCGGAGAGTGGAAGTGAGAGTACTGTTCCGGCTGAGGAGGAGAGCACGGACGGCAGTGAGGAGACGCTGGAGAGCCAGACAGCGAAAGAGGAGAGCCGGGATGAAACGGAGGAGGCAGAAACAGAAAACGGTGAAGAGGGAGAACGGGAGGATGAACCTCTCCATGAGATAGTCGTTGCCACAGACATGCACTATCTGGCAGAGGAGCTGGCGGGAAAACGCTGCCAGAGCTTCGTCCAGATGACCTACGGAAGCGATGGCCGAGTTCTTCTGTATGGCTGGGAGGTGATGGACGCCTTTGTGGAGGATATGAAGGAAAAAAGGCCGGATCTGGTGGTTCTGAGCGGGGATCTGACATTGAACGGGGAGAGAGCCAGTCATGAGGAACTGGCGTCCATTCTGAGGGAGCTGGACGAGGAGGACATTCCGGTGCTGGTCGTCCCTGGAAACCATGATATTAATAATCCCAACGCTCGCCGGTTTTCGGGCACACAGTCCTATCTGGTAGAAAGTGTCAGCCCGGAGGAATTTGCGGATATCTACGCAGACTTTGGCTATGTGGCTGCCGACAGCAGAGATCCCTCCTCTCTGAGCTATCTCTATAAGGTGGATGACAGCCTGTGGCTTCTGATGCTGGACTCCTGCCAGTATGATCCGGCCAATCTGACAGGGGGAATGATCCAGAGCGGAACCTACCGGTGGATGGAGCCAATTCTCTATGAGGCGTGGGAGAATGACACGGAGGTAATAACGGTTACCCACCACAACCTGCTGGAGCAGAGCGGAGTCAGCGATGCCTTTTACGATGACTGCACTATTGAACACAATGAGGAGCTTCTGCAGATGCTCTCTGACAATGAGGTGAGGCTCCATCTGAGCGGCCATCTCCACCTGCAGCATTATATGGAGGAGGATGGAGTGACAGAGGTGGTGACTGGCTCCCTCGTCATGGCGCCGTGCGGATACGGGGTAGTGGAGCTGTACGAGGACGGCTCCATTACCTACCATACCCAGCCGGTTAATGTGGAAAAGTGGGCCAGGGAGAATTCCTACAAAAACAGAGATCTGGCTGACTTCTTTGACTACAGTGAAGATTTTCTGAGGGAGATCTCCTACAGTCATGCGGTAAGAGATCTGGAAAAACAGAACAGACAGGGGATTTTAGATCTCTCTGAAGACGAGATTCAGGAGATGGCCCGGTTTTACGCAAAGCTCTGCGTATATTATTACGGCGGGCGGATGTATGAGATCCGGGATGAGGTGGAACACGATCCGGCCAGGGAGCTGTGGGACAGATACCAGTACGCCAGTGATCTGAGTGATTTCCTTCAGAGGATCCTGGAGGATGACGCGAAGGACTTCGGGAGACTGTATCTGGAGGAGTAG